A single window of Chloracidobacterium thermophilum B DNA harbors:
- a CDS encoding zinc-binding dehydrogenase: MDAIVFYAPHEIGLQSIPLPPMTPTSVRVATKLTSISAGTERMTLEGRLPGMPQLRYPLIPGYENVGEVIEVGADVDPAQFQVGDRVFLPGTVRYEGFFSVFGGQVSESVNDAKRPIKVPAGISNETALLLALGATAHHGIRDLVAPGTRPSILVLGQGIVGQLAARMLTQYGAEVTIADTIPFRVGLGEADHFIVVHQEMDIPSDSFDVVVEATGNVSCFDTAVRALKKRGHLRSLGFYEDIRFAFGPAFIKEIRLDIAGEWDAADLAATLRFLADHDAALHQLITHQLPARDPNRAYTVALRDPECLKIALTW; this comes from the coding sequence GACTTCGGTGCGGGTCGCCACGAAGCTGACCTCCATCAGCGCCGGCACAGAGCGGATGACCCTTGAAGGGCGGCTGCCCGGAATGCCCCAGCTTCGGTATCCGCTCATTCCCGGCTATGAGAACGTAGGTGAGGTCATCGAAGTCGGTGCGGACGTTGACCCGGCACAGTTTCAGGTGGGCGACCGCGTGTTCCTGCCCGGCACGGTTCGCTACGAGGGGTTTTTCTCGGTTTTTGGCGGTCAGGTTTCGGAATCGGTCAACGATGCCAAACGTCCCATCAAAGTTCCGGCTGGCATCTCGAATGAAACGGCACTGCTGCTCGCGCTGGGCGCCACGGCGCACCACGGCATACGGGACCTGGTTGCGCCCGGGACCCGTCCGTCCATTCTGGTACTGGGGCAGGGTATCGTCGGGCAGTTGGCGGCGCGCATGCTGACCCAGTACGGCGCGGAAGTGACCATTGCCGATACGATTCCCTTTCGCGTCGGGCTGGGCGAAGCCGATCACTTCATCGTGGTCCATCAGGAAATGGATATTCCGTCGGACAGTTTCGATGTCGTCGTCGAGGCGACCGGCAATGTGAGTTGTTTCGACACGGCCGTGCGCGCCCTCAAAAAGCGCGGCCATCTGCGCTCGCTGGGTTTTTACGAGGACATCCGCTTTGCCTTCGGCCCGGCTTTCATCAAGGAAATCCGGCTCGACATTGCCGGCGAGTGGGATGCGGCCGACCTGGCGGCCACCCTCCGGTTTTTGGCCGACCACGACGCGGCGCTGCATCAACTCATCACGCACCAGTTACCGGCGCGCGATCCCAACCGGGCCTATACGGTGGCGTTGCGTGACCCGGAGTGTTTGAAAATCGCACTCACATGGTAA